In one Rutidosis leptorrhynchoides isolate AG116_Rl617_1_P2 chromosome 8, CSIRO_AGI_Rlap_v1, whole genome shotgun sequence genomic region, the following are encoded:
- the LOC139864423 gene encoding uncharacterized protein, with protein sequence MPCKHAVASIWNLGDNSGDVGVPEHWVNPVYFLDTWRRTYAFTIKPINGRSMWQKPSATKLLPPKTVASAGRPKKSRRKGMDEKVSMNKGGKLSREGKRITCGTCGELGHNKRGCTSGSQNVGTKRKAGGSTSGTKKKKK encoded by the coding sequence ATGCCCTGCAAACATGCAGTAGCTAGTATTTGGAACTTGGGAGATAATTCTGGTGATGTAGGTGTACCAGAACATTGGGTGAACCCTGTTTACTTCTTAGATACTTGGAGAAGGACATATGCTTTTACCATTAAACCAATTAATGGCAGAAGTATGTGGCAAAAACCAAGTGCAACCAAACTACTACCACCAAAAACTGTTGCTTCAGCTGGTAGACCAAAAAAGTCAAGGAGAAAAGGAATGGATGAAAAGGTAAGTATGAACAAGGGTGGGAAATTATCTAGAGAGGGAAAGAGGATAACCTGTGGTACTTGTGGTGAACTAGGTCATAACAAGAGAGGCTGCACATCTGGAAGTCAAAATGTGGGGACAAAGAGGAAGGCTGGTGGTAGTACAAGTGggacaaagaagaagaagaagtga